One segment of Desulfovibrio sp. X2 DNA contains the following:
- the dnaB gene encoding replicative DNA helicase encodes MRPRRSQLSPSPSRPSSPSSKGTRAPVEQEAPERASADLLRKVPPHDLEAEQAVLGGIFLNNKAFHNIVEILDEEDFYSPVHKTIYKAFLELDRTGKPIDLLTVADILDRGEELETVGGRAYLGDLAAGIVPSANAEYFAHRVRDLSLQRSLISVAAGIIQESYRRGADVEKLIDESEQSIFRIAERRATESYSSSKQLVEAVFEQLQRRAERQDVITGITTGYTRLNEYLAGLQPSDLVIIAARPSMGKTAFALNLALNAATKGLEETGVVVFSLEMSKEQLMSRFLCIQGEVDLARFRRGFLDDGDWAKLYDAAQVLTRAPIFIDDTPALSVLELRARCRRLKKEKNIGMIIVDYLQLMRASRNIDSREQEISDISRNLKALAKELHVPVLALSQLNRKVEERSNRRPMLSDLRESGAIEQDADVIMFIYRDEVYNKESPKKGTAEIIIGKQRNGPVGEVELAFLGQCTKFGDLAFVPEPSEYGHSG; translated from the coding sequence GTGAGGCCGAGGAGGTCGCAGCTGAGCCCGTCGCCGAGCAGGCCGAGTAGCCCCTCTTCCAAAGGGACTCGCGCCCCTGTCGAGCAGGAGGCCCCTGAGCGGGCCTCCGCCGATCTCCTGCGCAAAGTTCCCCCCCATGACCTCGAAGCCGAACAGGCGGTCCTGGGGGGGATTTTTCTCAACAACAAAGCCTTCCACAACATCGTCGAGATCCTCGACGAAGAAGATTTCTACTCCCCGGTCCACAAGACCATCTACAAGGCGTTCCTGGAGCTCGACCGCACCGGGAAGCCCATCGACCTGCTGACCGTAGCGGACATCCTCGACCGCGGCGAAGAGCTCGAGACCGTCGGCGGCCGCGCCTACCTGGGCGACCTGGCGGCCGGGATCGTGCCCTCGGCCAACGCCGAGTACTTCGCCCACCGCGTGCGCGACCTCTCCCTGCAGCGCAGCCTCATAAGCGTCGCAGCGGGCATCATCCAGGAGAGCTACCGCCGCGGCGCGGACGTCGAGAAGCTCATCGACGAGTCCGAGCAGTCCATCTTCCGCATCGCCGAGCGCCGCGCCACGGAGTCCTACTCCTCGAGCAAACAGCTGGTGGAGGCCGTCTTCGAGCAGCTGCAGCGCCGCGCCGAACGCCAGGACGTGATCACCGGCATCACCACCGGCTACACGCGCCTGAACGAATATCTCGCGGGCCTGCAGCCCTCGGACCTCGTGATCATCGCCGCCCGCCCCTCCATGGGCAAGACCGCCTTCGCGCTCAACCTGGCGCTGAACGCGGCCACCAAGGGGCTCGAGGAGACCGGCGTGGTCGTCTTCTCCCTGGAGATGAGCAAGGAGCAGCTCATGTCGCGCTTCCTGTGCATCCAGGGCGAGGTGGACCTGGCCCGCTTCCGCCGCGGCTTCCTGGACGACGGGGACTGGGCCAAGCTCTACGACGCCGCCCAGGTGCTCACGCGGGCGCCCATCTTCATCGACGACACCCCGGCGCTCTCCGTACTGGAGCTGCGCGCCCGCTGCCGCCGCCTGAAGAAGGAAAAGAATATCGGCATGATCATCGTGGACTACCTGCAGCTCATGCGCGCCAGCCGGAACATCGACTCGCGCGAGCAGGAGATCTCCGACATCTCGCGCAACCTGAAGGCCCTGGCCAAGGAGCTGCACGTCCCGGTGCTCGCGCTCTCGCAGCTCAACCGCAAGGTCGAGGAGCGCTCGAACCGCAGGCCCATGCTTTCGGACCTTCGCGAGTCCGGCGCCATCGAGCAGGACGCCGACGTGATCATGTTCATCTACCGCGACGAGGTCTACAACAAGGAATCGCCCAAGAAGGGCACGGCCGAGATCATCATCGGCAAGCAGCGCAACGGCCCGGTGGGCGAGGTCGAGCTGGCCTTCCTCGGGCAGTGCACCAAGTTCGGCGACCTCGCTTTCGTGCCCGAGCCCTCGGAATACGGCCATTCCGGCTGA
- a CDS encoding DMT family transporter: protein MCLLSAVCYGSMAVMVKLAYGLGLDEWQMLLCRFIFGSAFLGLWIALRDPSAFRIRPSRLAAIACVGVFIYTAQSLFFFRALRYVQASTTALIFYAYPALVTILSACFLRLRLSRSLVCSVVLVSGGCALVFADAFARRADPTGLLYAILATSVFSGYLLLCQLVMRDVRPLTATFYMILSTTLGFCLLKPPTALLGFSLPQMALGAALGLVPTAVAVSLLFAAIERVGSAYASVFSSFEPVATILFAALLLGEPLIAWQIAGTALILAGIALPNLVLRQQTKALRNSRTA, encoded by the coding sequence ATGTGTCTGTTGTCCGCGGTCTGCTACGGCTCCATGGCCGTGATGGTCAAACTGGCCTACGGGCTCGGGCTCGACGAGTGGCAGATGCTGCTCTGCCGCTTCATCTTCGGCTCGGCCTTCCTGGGGCTGTGGATCGCCCTGCGCGATCCGTCCGCCTTCCGCATCCGCCCCTCGCGCCTCGCGGCCATCGCCTGCGTGGGGGTCTTCATCTACACCGCGCAGAGCCTCTTCTTCTTCCGCGCCCTGCGCTACGTGCAGGCCTCGACCACGGCGCTCATCTTCTACGCCTATCCCGCCCTGGTCACCATCCTCTCGGCCTGCTTCCTGAGGCTCCGCCTCTCGCGGTCGCTCGTCTGCTCCGTGGTCCTGGTCTCGGGCGGCTGCGCCCTGGTCTTCGCGGACGCCTTCGCCCGCCGCGCGGATCCCACCGGCCTCCTCTACGCGATCCTGGCCACCTCGGTCTTCTCCGGCTACCTGCTGCTCTGTCAGCTGGTCATGCGCGACGTGCGCCCCCTGACCGCAACCTTCTACATGATCCTGTCCACCACGCTCGGCTTCTGCCTGCTGAAACCGCCCACGGCGCTGCTCGGCTTCTCCCTCCCGCAGATGGCCCTGGGCGCGGCCCTGGGTCTCGTGCCCACGGCCGTGGCCGTCTCGCTCCTCTTCGCGGCCATCGAACGGGTGGGCAGCGCCTACGCCTCGGTCTTCTCGTCCTTCGAGCCCGTGGCGACCATCCTCTTCGCCGCCCTGCTCCTGGGCGAGCCGCTCATCGCCTGGCAGATCGCGGGCACGGCGCTGATCCTTGCGGGCATCGCCCTGCCGAACCTCGTGCTCCGGCAGCAGACCAAGGCCCTGCGCAACAGCCGGACGGCCTGA
- the thrC gene encoding threonine synthase: MSSAPSSAALGANDFPAYRGRMEYVCLGCGQRFGVDRLLYTCPSCGDVFLLQDTEFGRLKETPGAAWREIFDARAATKRDALRGIFRFYELTAPVVEPGDIVWLGEGNTPIVESSPALRAQLGGQRMAFKNDGQNPSASFKDRGMACAFSFLRSLMREKQMKSLLAVCASTGDTSAAAALYASYVGGGISSVVILPQGKVTPQQLAQPLGSGATVLEVPGVFDDCMKVVEYLADNYDVALLNSKNAWRILGQESYAFEVAQWADWDLSGLCVFVPIGNAGNITAIMSGFLKLCELGIIARPPRIFGVQSHHADPVYRYYAQEPGARTFAPVTVQASVAQAAMIGSPVSFPRVRHFAEKIEKLAGPGSFQVVQVSEQEIIEGMLLANRHGHISCTQGGECMAGLIKARELGLIDKDETAVLDATAHMLKFIGFQDMYFSDAFPPEFGITPNKELANAPEAVISAEEKAALSPADFTVKTAENIVKRLGLARK; encoded by the coding sequence ATGTCTTCCGCCCCCTCTTCCGCTGCACTCGGCGCCAACGACTTCCCCGCCTACCGCGGGCGCATGGAATACGTCTGCCTCGGCTGCGGCCAGCGCTTCGGCGTGGACCGGCTCCTCTACACCTGCCCTTCGTGCGGCGACGTCTTCCTGCTTCAGGACACCGAGTTCGGCCGCCTGAAGGAGACCCCGGGCGCTGCCTGGCGCGAGATCTTCGACGCCCGCGCCGCGACCAAGCGCGACGCGCTGCGCGGCATCTTCCGCTTCTACGAGCTGACCGCGCCCGTGGTGGAGCCCGGGGACATCGTCTGGCTCGGCGAAGGCAACACGCCCATCGTCGAATCGAGCCCGGCGCTTCGCGCCCAGCTCGGCGGCCAGCGCATGGCCTTCAAGAACGACGGCCAGAACCCCTCGGCCTCGTTCAAGGACCGGGGCATGGCCTGCGCCTTCTCCTTCCTGCGTTCTCTCATGCGCGAGAAGCAGATGAAGAGCCTGCTCGCGGTCTGCGCCTCCACGGGCGACACCTCGGCCGCCGCCGCGCTCTACGCCTCCTACGTGGGCGGCGGCATCTCCTCCGTGGTCATCCTGCCCCAGGGCAAGGTCACCCCGCAGCAGCTGGCCCAGCCGCTTGGCAGCGGCGCCACCGTGCTGGAGGTGCCCGGCGTGTTCGACGACTGCATGAAGGTCGTGGAGTACCTGGCCGACAACTACGACGTGGCGCTGCTCAATTCCAAGAACGCCTGGCGCATCCTGGGCCAGGAGTCCTACGCCTTCGAGGTCGCGCAGTGGGCCGACTGGGATCTCTCGGGCCTGTGCGTCTTCGTGCCCATCGGCAACGCGGGCAACATTACGGCCATCATGTCCGGCTTCCTCAAGCTCTGCGAGCTCGGCATCATCGCCAGGCCACCGCGCATCTTCGGCGTGCAGTCGCACCATGCGGACCCGGTCTACCGCTACTACGCGCAGGAGCCGGGCGCGCGCACCTTCGCGCCGGTCACGGTGCAGGCCAGCGTGGCCCAGGCAGCCATGATCGGTTCGCCGGTCTCCTTCCCGCGCGTGCGCCATTTCGCCGAGAAGATCGAGAAGCTCGCGGGCCCGGGCTCGTTCCAGGTCGTGCAGGTCAGCGAGCAGGAGATCATCGAGGGCATGCTGCTGGCCAACCGCCACGGCCACATCTCCTGCACCCAGGGCGGCGAGTGCATGGCGGGACTGATCAAGGCCCGCGAACTGGGGCTCATCGACAAGGACGAGACCGCGGTGCTGGACGCCACGGCGCACATGCTCAAGTTCATCGGCTTCCAGGACATGTACTTCAGCGACGCCTTCCCGCCCGAGTTCGGCATCACGCCGAACAAGGAGCTGGCCAACGCGCCCGAGGCCGTGATCTCGGCCGAGGAGAAGGCGGCCCTCTCGCCCGCGGACTTCACGGTCAAGACCGCGGAGAACATCGTCAAACGGCTCGGCCTGGCCAGGAAGTAG
- a CDS encoding rhodanese-like domain-containing protein, translating into MKPRPLLRLGLREALLLLFVALCLSAGLNAVRPDNIPWTEHWTDKKLRELGDKGVDAARAKTLWAAKSALFVDARDAESFAQGHIPDAESLPYDPFDPTAEQRILALPKDRWLVLYCSSASCPLSKQMAEALTFNGYDKVLVLAGGYDAWVKEGGPVAGNGGKKK; encoded by the coding sequence ATGAAGCCCCGTCCACTTCTCCGTCTCGGACTGCGCGAGGCCCTTCTGCTCCTCTTCGTGGCGCTGTGCCTGTCCGCGGGGCTGAACGCCGTGCGTCCGGACAACATTCCCTGGACCGAGCACTGGACCGACAAGAAGCTGCGCGAACTCGGGGACAAGGGAGTGGACGCGGCCCGGGCCAAGACGCTGTGGGCCGCGAAAAGCGCCCTCTTCGTCGACGCGCGCGACGCGGAGAGCTTCGCGCAGGGACACATCCCGGACGCCGAAAGCCTGCCCTACGACCCCTTCGACCCGACGGCCGAGCAGCGCATCCTGGCCCTGCCCAAGGACCGCTGGCTGGTCCTCTACTGCTCGTCCGCGAGCTGCCCGCTGTCCAAGCAGATGGCCGAGGCCCTGACCTTCAACGGCTACGACAAGGTGCTGGTCCTGGCAGGCGGCTACGACGCCTGGGTCAAGGAAGGCGGGCCGGTCGCGGGCAACGGGGGGAAGAAAAAATGA
- a CDS encoding DUF456 domain-containing protein: MQEFYAILFLTLLFLTLGMHVFSLPGNWTMLGLMLLWRWAHPEMTQGVGFFVLLGLVAGVGELVQFFTQTYSVRRFGGSGRGNWSSIIGSIIGAILGAPILFGLGAIPGAFIGAYVGGLAGELSLHRPFAEAHRSAVGALFGTILGVVSKFGLGVLMFWMCAKAVWPA, from the coding sequence ATGCAGGAATTCTACGCCATCCTCTTCCTGACGCTGCTCTTCCTGACGCTCGGGATGCACGTCTTCAGCCTGCCCGGCAACTGGACCATGCTCGGGCTCATGCTGCTGTGGCGCTGGGCCCATCCGGAGATGACCCAAGGCGTCGGCTTCTTCGTCCTCCTCGGACTCGTCGCCGGAGTCGGAGAGCTGGTGCAGTTCTTCACCCAGACCTATTCCGTGCGCCGCTTCGGCGGCTCCGGCCGGGGCAACTGGTCCTCCATTATCGGCTCGATCATCGGCGCCATCCTCGGCGCGCCGATCCTCTTCGGCCTCGGGGCCATTCCCGGCGCCTTCATCGGGGCCTACGTCGGCGGGCTCGCGGGCGAACTCTCCCTGCACAGGCCCTTTGCCGAAGCCCACCGCTCGGCCGTGGGCGCGCTCTTCGGCACGATCCTCGGCGTGGTCTCCAAGTTCGGCCTGGGCGTGCTCATGTTCTGGATGTGCGCCAAGGCCGTCTGGCCCGCATAG
- a CDS encoding rhodanese-like domain-containing protein: MPESKTESKDTAAGMAPRPTTPTDVTPAEAQEYLRGHEAGQYSLIDVRQDWEYEEEHVPGARLLPLAELADRMSEVPRDRPAMVYCRSGKRSAAAAGLLAGQGYEVLNILGGMSAWQGAAAEGDTAQGLEYLPEDASAADVLALAYAMEANLGTFYAMCAESADAGAREAFERLARFEEGHKAMVLRLAREHDPVFDKDALLARAADTAAVEGGFAPQEASARLCAMPAPAADVLETAMAFEAQALDLYMRASARAEGEEAARLLRTLADEEKRHLQVLDRMLAGLGASGEDA, encoded by the coding sequence ATGCCCGAATCCAAGACTGAATCCAAGGATACCGCAGCGGGGATGGCCCCGCGCCCCACGACTCCCACGGACGTGACGCCCGCCGAGGCCCAGGAGTACCTGCGCGGACATGAGGCCGGGCAGTACAGCCTGATCGACGTGCGCCAGGACTGGGAATACGAGGAGGAGCACGTGCCGGGCGCCAGGCTTCTGCCCCTGGCCGAGCTCGCGGACCGCATGTCCGAGGTGCCGCGCGACCGGCCCGCCATGGTCTACTGCCGCTCGGGCAAGCGCAGCGCGGCGGCCGCCGGGCTGCTCGCCGGACAGGGCTACGAGGTCCTGAACATCCTCGGCGGCATGTCGGCCTGGCAGGGTGCCGCGGCCGAGGGCGACACCGCGCAGGGACTCGAATACCTGCCCGAGGACGCCTCGGCCGCGGACGTGCTTGCCCTGGCCTACGCCATGGAGGCCAACCTGGGCACGTTCTACGCCATGTGCGCCGAAAGCGCGGACGCCGGGGCCCGTGAGGCCTTCGAGCGGCTGGCCCGCTTCGAGGAGGGGCACAAGGCCATGGTCCTGCGCCTGGCCAGGGAGCACGATCCCGTCTTCGACAAGGACGCCCTGCTTGCCCGCGCCGCGGACACGGCCGCGGTGGAGGGAGGCTTCGCGCCCCAGGAGGCCTCGGCAAGGCTGTGCGCCATGCCCGCTCCCGCCGCGGACGTCCTCGAGACCGCCATGGCCTTCGAGGCCCAGGCCCTGGATCTCTACATGCGCGCCTCGGCGCGCGCCGAGGGGGAGGAGGCCGCGCGGCTGCTGCGCACCCTGGCGGACGAGGAGAAGCGCCATCTGCAGGTCCTGGACCGCATGCTGGCCGGGCTCGGCGCCTCCGGCGAGGACGCCTAG
- a CDS encoding TlyA family RNA methyltransferase, which yields MARARADQLAAEQGLAETRELAARLIMAGRVFLEDEDGRRTRVDKPGQQLKPDALLVLEGGKRFVSRGGHKLLTAMEHFGLTVAGLVCLDAGASTGGFTDCLLQHGAARVYAVDVGKAQLHEKLLADPRVVSMEGVNLRLAPPDLLPEPVDLITADLSFISLTKVLPALLPLLAPSGRIVALIKPQFELPPAMVGHKGVVREESARRQAVDEVTAFCRDELGLAVHGVVPSSIKGPQGNQEYLVLLQKPA from the coding sequence ATGGCCCGCGCGCGCGCCGACCAGCTGGCCGCCGAGCAGGGGCTGGCTGAGACCCGGGAGCTTGCGGCCCGCCTGATCATGGCGGGCCGCGTCTTCCTCGAGGACGAGGACGGCAGGCGGACCCGGGTGGACAAGCCCGGGCAGCAGCTGAAGCCGGACGCCCTGCTCGTGCTCGAGGGCGGAAAGCGCTTCGTCAGCCGGGGCGGCCACAAGCTGCTCACGGCCATGGAGCATTTCGGGCTCACCGTCGCCGGGCTCGTCTGCCTGGACGCGGGCGCCTCCACCGGCGGCTTCACGGACTGCCTGCTGCAGCACGGCGCGGCGCGCGTCTACGCCGTGGACGTGGGCAAGGCACAGCTGCACGAGAAGCTTCTCGCCGACCCGCGCGTCGTCTCCATGGAAGGCGTCAACCTGCGCCTCGCGCCGCCGGACCTGCTGCCCGAGCCCGTGGACCTGATCACGGCCGACCTTTCCTTCATCTCCCTGACCAAGGTCCTGCCCGCCCTGCTCCCCCTGCTCGCGCCCAGCGGACGCATCGTGGCGCTCATAAAACCGCAGTTCGAGCTGCCTCCGGCCATGGTCGGCCACAAGGGCGTGGTGCGCGAGGAGTCCGCGCGCAGACAGGCCGTGGACGAAGTCACGGCCTTCTGTCGCGACGAGCTCGGCCTTGCGGTGCACGGCGTGGTGCCGTCGAGCATCAAGGGACCGCAGGGCAACCAGGAATACCTGGTGCTGCTGCAAAAGCCCGCCTAG
- a CDS encoding phenylacetate--CoA ligase family protein — protein sequence MFYDPAEGLSRDELDRLQTERLRAVVARAATSPFYAARFEECGLTPDDITCPADIAKVPLTTKQDLRSNYPYGLLTVPVDDLVRLHASSGTTGSPTAIFYTRKDLATWASLMARCMHMCGMRPSDVFQNMSGYGLFTGGLGIHYGAETLGCLTIPAGAGNSRRQIKLIRDFSVTAVHIIPSYALHFADFLQAEGIEPASLPIRIALIGAEPHTEETRRRIEGLFGCKAFNSYGLSEMNGPGVAFECPEQSGMHLWEDAYIVEILNPQTLEPVAVGEIGELVLTTLTREGMPILRYRTRDLTRFLPGECPCGRVHRRIDRIAGRSDDMLIIKGVNIYPMQVEQILMGLPEVGGNYLIELSRDGHMDQFTVKVEITDEFFVEDMRGLNALRGRIVAKLRDELLITPRVELVQHGSLPVSEGKAVRVNDLRPKE from the coding sequence GTGTTCTACGATCCCGCAGAAGGTCTTTCCCGGGACGAGCTCGACCGCCTGCAGACCGAGCGCCTGCGCGCGGTCGTCGCCCGCGCCGCGACCTCGCCCTTCTATGCCGCCCGCTTCGAGGAATGCGGCCTCACGCCGGATGACATCACCTGCCCGGCGGACATCGCCAAGGTGCCCCTGACCACCAAGCAGGACCTGCGCAGCAACTATCCCTACGGCCTGCTGACCGTGCCTGTGGACGACCTGGTGCGGCTGCACGCCTCCTCCGGCACCACGGGCTCGCCCACGGCCATCTTCTACACCAGGAAGGACCTCGCGACCTGGGCCTCGCTCATGGCGCGCTGCATGCACATGTGCGGCATGCGCCCCTCGGACGTCTTCCAGAACATGAGCGGCTACGGCCTCTTCACCGGGGGTCTGGGCATCCACTACGGAGCCGAGACCCTCGGCTGCCTGACCATCCCGGCGGGCGCGGGCAACTCGCGCCGCCAGATCAAGCTCATCCGCGACTTCTCGGTCACCGCGGTGCACATCATCCCCTCCTATGCGCTCCACTTCGCGGACTTCCTGCAGGCCGAAGGCATCGAGCCCGCCTCCCTGCCCATCCGCATCGCGCTCATCGGCGCGGAGCCGCACACCGAGGAGACCCGGCGGCGCATCGAGGGACTTTTCGGCTGCAAGGCCTTCAACTCCTACGGCCTCTCGGAGATGAACGGCCCGGGCGTGGCCTTCGAGTGCCCGGAGCAGTCCGGCATGCACCTGTGGGAAGACGCCTACATCGTGGAGATCCTGAATCCCCAGACGCTGGAGCCCGTGGCCGTGGGCGAGATCGGCGAGCTCGTGCTGACCACGCTCACGCGCGAGGGCATGCCCATACTTCGCTACCGCACGCGCGACCTGACCCGCTTCCTGCCGGGCGAATGCCCCTGCGGTCGGGTCCACCGGCGCATCGACCGCATCGCGGGTCGCTCGGACGACATGCTGATAATAAAGGGCGTGAACATCTACCCCATGCAGGTCGAGCAGATCCTCATGGGGCTGCCCGAGGTCGGCGGCAACTACCTCATCGAACTCAGCCGCGACGGCCACATGGACCAGTTCACGGTCAAGGTGGAGATCACGGACGAATTCTTCGTCGAGGATATGCGCGGCCTGAACGCGCTTCGCGGCCGCATCGTGGCCAAGCTGCGCGACGAGCTGCTGATCACCCCGCGCGTGGAGCTCGTGCAGCACGGCAGCCTGCCCGTGTCCGAGGGCAAGGCGGTGCGGGTGAACGACCTGCGGCCCAAGGAGTAG
- a CDS encoding MauE/DoxX family redox-associated membrane protein translates to MTPRALLRIALGLVFIVASLDKALNPQAFASIVYDYQLVPDLLVNPLALLLPWVELLAGLCLVFDMLTLGASFLAFGLMTVFLGALGINAARGLSVACGCFSTKTGGGGDNLWYLLRDTGLFVLSALVLRLEWARARSNIRLS, encoded by the coding sequence ATGACGCCGCGCGCGCTCCTGCGCATCGCCCTCGGCCTCGTCTTCATCGTGGCCAGCCTGGACAAGGCCCTGAATCCCCAGGCCTTCGCCTCCATCGTCTACGACTACCAGCTCGTCCCCGATCTGCTGGTCAATCCTCTGGCCCTGCTCCTGCCGTGGGTCGAGCTGCTCGCGGGCCTGTGCCTGGTCTTCGACATGCTCACGCTCGGCGCGTCCTTCCTCGCCTTCGGCCTGATGACGGTCTTCCTGGGGGCTCTTGGAATTAACGCCGCGCGCGGCCTGAGCGTGGCCTGCGGCTGCTTCTCCACCAAGACGGGCGGCGGAGGCGACAACCTCTGGTACCTGCTGCGCGACACGGGCCTGTTCGTGCTCTCGGCCCTGGTGCTGCGCCTGGAGTGGGCCCGCGCCCGCTCCAACATCCGCCTCTCCTGA